From one Triticum urartu cultivar G1812 chromosome 3, Tu2.1, whole genome shotgun sequence genomic stretch:
- the LOC125548334 gene encoding uncharacterized protein LOC125548334 produces MDGGYRSKSYASGRMQIEAYTGGARPDFRSLSYGGGGASYQYQYEYGAGAGQVTTVVEEEVKRSKSKRRWLALGDPDMERKRRVAAYKAYAMEGKVKGSFRKSFRWIKDRYLHLVYGVS; encoded by the coding sequence ATGGACGGCGGCTACCGCTCCAAGTCGTACGCCAGCGGCCGCATGCAGATCGAGGCCTATACAGGCGGCGCGCGGCCGGACTTCCGGTCCTTGTcctacggcggcggcggggcgtcgTACCAGTACCAGTACGAGTACGGCGCCGGAGCAGGGCAGGTGACGacggtggtggaggaggaggtgAAGAGGAGCAAGTCTAAGCGGCGGTGGCTGGCGCTGGGTGACCCGGACATGGAGCGGAAGCGGCGGGTGGCGGCGTACAAGGCCTACGCCATGGAGGGCAAGGTGAAGGGATCCTTCCGCAAGAGCTTCAGATGGATCAAGGACCGCTACCTGCACCTCGTCTACGGCGTGTCGTAG